In a single window of the Flavobacterium sp. W4I14 genome:
- a CDS encoding hypothetical protein (product_source=Hypo-rule applied) gives MNCQTQDKGDTENFQDFSLHSNRAKDAIPTGQDNTISIETRYPFIYVPVTKRHSNRSRKTAAPKFLPRNSKSNQLDEIKIGDNIIGPDGESGIVVDIQIKRYRYGTHYYLRLESRKTLLYII, from the coding sequence TTGAACTGCCAAACACAGGACAAAGGCGATACAGAAAACTTTCAGGATTTTTCACTTCACTCTAATAGAGCGAAAGATGCCATCCCGACAGGACAAGACAACACAATTAGTATTGAAACTCGATATCCCTTTATTTATGTTCCTGTTACAAAAAGGCATTCTAACCGTAGCCGGAAGACTGCAGCGCCAAAGTTTCTGCCAAGGAATAGTAAATCCAACCAGCTAGATGAAATTAAAATTGGAGATAATATAATTGGTCCTGATGGCGAAAGCGGTATCGTTGTAGATATTCAGATTAAAAGATACAGGTATGGGACCCACTATTATCTTCGACTAGAAAGCAGAAAAACCCTGCTTTACATTATATAA
- a CDS encoding hypothetical protein (product_source=Hypo-rule applied; cath_funfam=1.10.10.60; pfam=PF00440,PF13305; superfamily=46689,48498), with protein MKFNKRTFLHRNSIYCDILRAALKIGKRSGWSSVSMRKIAEAIGYTPPVIYEYFVNKAALLLGLAQYGIVVLSGELMRARSASAVPRQQLLLMCRAYWDFASAEPELYRLMFGIGTTCSDPNVLEKASAKIDSLFSEVIGCLPLGPYYKCWSVLHGLIAIKLIGKSLPQKISEQIFAEAISDFTNVLVKN; from the coding sequence ATGAAATTTAACAAACGAACCTTCCTCCATCGGAACAGTATATACTGCGATATACTCAGGGCCGCGCTCAAGATCGGTAAAAGATCGGGCTGGAGTTCGGTAAGCATGCGCAAAATAGCAGAAGCAATAGGCTATACGCCGCCGGTTATCTATGAATATTTCGTGAACAAGGCGGCGTTATTACTGGGATTGGCTCAATATGGAATTGTGGTCTTATCCGGCGAATTAATGCGGGCCAGATCAGCCAGTGCCGTACCCCGGCAACAACTCCTGCTCATGTGCAGGGCCTATTGGGATTTTGCTTCAGCTGAACCGGAGCTTTACCGGCTCATGTTTGGTATAGGAACAACCTGTTCTGACCCAAATGTATTAGAAAAAGCATCCGCTAAGATCGATTCGTTATTCAGCGAGGTTATTGGCTGCCTCCCGCTGGGACCTTATTATAAGTGTTGGTCGGTTTTACACGGATTGATCGCTATTAAACTCATCGGCAAGAGTTTGCCGCAGAAGATCAGTGAACAGATATTTGCAGAGGCCATATCCGACTTTACCAATGTACTGGTCAAAAATTAG
- a CDS encoding NAD(P)-dependent dehydrogenase (short-subunit alcohol dehydrogenase family) (product_source=COG1028; cath_funfam=3.40.50.720; cog=COG1028; pfam=PF00106; superfamily=51735), producing the protein MDNLRTALVTGANKGIGLATVEGLAREGYKVWLGSRDHSRGQAAVEKLRSKGLDVHLLLIDVANDNSVKEAARVLNAQTAYLDILINNAGVALNLKSLPSDEQIDVIRETFETNTF; encoded by the coding sequence ATGGATAATTTAAGAACTGCCCTGGTAACCGGTGCAAATAAAGGCATAGGATTGGCCACTGTCGAAGGGCTGGCAAGAGAGGGTTATAAAGTATGGCTGGGATCGAGGGATCATTCGCGAGGTCAGGCGGCTGTGGAAAAACTTCGTTCGAAAGGTCTGGATGTACACCTGCTTCTGATCGACGTCGCTAATGACAACAGTGTAAAAGAGGCTGCACGTGTTTTGAATGCGCAAACTGCATATCTGGATATCCTGATCAATAACGCTGGTGTAGCGTTGAACCTAAAAAGCCTGCCCAGCGATGAGCAAATAGACGTCATCCGCGAAACATTTGAGACAAACACTTTTTAA
- a CDS encoding hypothetical protein (product_source=Hypo-rule applied; cath_funfam=1.10.490.30; pfam=PF19777; superfamily=56837): protein MSLIAFIHSSTYKSISGRLFVDGDSSSAGKDQISPVCNALKGKSYRVNMSNTGRVIATFGVDLTLKDIVAKMTDVPEEVKKVCEATCWKILVIKASS, encoded by the coding sequence ATGTCATTGATAGCATTTATTCACTCAAGTACCTACAAATCTATATCAGGTAGATTGTTTGTCGATGGAGATTCTAGTTCCGCGGGTAAGGATCAGATCTCGCCGGTGTGCAATGCCTTAAAAGGTAAATCTTATAGGGTTAACATGTCGAACACCGGTCGTGTTATAGCAACGTTCGGAGTAGATTTAACTTTAAAAGACATCGTTGCAAAAATGACGGATGTTCCGGAAGAGGTCAAGAAAGTGTGCGAAGCCACCTGCTGGAAAATTTTGGTGATAAAGGCATCAAGCTAA
- a CDS encoding hypothetical protein (product_source=Hypo-rule applied) has product MNSGDKMAELGGIRYNLSGNWNSSGKIDKKTVMVIKIKIDQDLNATSQ; this is encoded by the coding sequence ATGAACAGTGGTGATAAAATGGCAGAACTGGGCGGCATAAGGTATAACCTATCTGGTAACTGGAATTCTAGTGGTAAAATTGATAAAAAAACTGTAATGGTAATCAAAATCAAGATAGATCAGGATCTAAATGCAACATCACAATGA
- a CDS encoding short subunit dehydrogenase-like uncharacterized protein (product_source=COG3268; cath_funfam=3.40.50.720; cog=COG3268; pfam=PF03435; superfamily=51735), with protein sequence MNNKKNKLLVYGATGYTGKIIAARVKKLNIDFEIAGREAYKTRKLAEELAVGYHIFDVDTACAWQKALQDKTVLINAAGPFQFTAEQAMRACLKAGVHYLDISAELDTYRLAQSLDSEARESGIQLISGAGLFVSYDALVVYLSKLVSEPQYLKVGFRHYGGFSKGSVLSSKNIADLGILVRKDGDIINNTNPKPKIFSFGKEEVECMPTPLGGIILSYKSTGIPNIEEYFSLKLPATELPDLTAENLPEGPTKEERAAGRNGVSAELTGKDGKVVKAYVDAPSGYDLTPLSVVAVAHRILYGDFKVGYQSPGSAYGEDIIKDIPDTYLIHNNA encoded by the coding sequence ATGAATAACAAGAAAAATAAGCTCCTGGTTTATGGGGCAACAGGATATACCGGAAAAATTATTGCAGCAAGGGTAAAGAAGTTAAATATTGATTTTGAGATTGCAGGCCGGGAAGCCTATAAAACCCGGAAATTGGCAGAAGAATTGGCGGTTGGCTACCACATTTTTGATGTTGATACAGCATGCGCTTGGCAAAAAGCATTACAGGACAAAACGGTTTTGATTAACGCGGCGGGACCCTTTCAGTTCACGGCCGAGCAAGCGATGAGAGCATGCCTGAAAGCTGGTGTGCACTATCTGGATATAAGTGCAGAACTAGATACCTATCGATTGGCGCAATCTTTGGACAGTGAAGCTCGGGAATCCGGGATCCAGTTGATATCAGGTGCGGGACTTTTTGTAAGCTATGACGCCTTGGTAGTATATCTTTCAAAATTAGTGTCAGAACCCCAATATCTGAAAGTTGGTTTCCGTCACTATGGTGGGTTCTCTAAAGGGTCTGTATTGAGTAGCAAGAACATCGCTGACTTAGGCATATTAGTCCGTAAAGATGGTGACATTATTAATAACACTAATCCAAAGCCGAAAATATTTTCGTTTGGTAAAGAAGAAGTTGAATGCATGCCTACCCCTCTAGGGGGAATTATCCTGAGCTATAAATCCACGGGAATTCCAAATATCGAGGAATATTTTTCCCTAAAACTGCCGGCCACAGAACTGCCGGATCTAACTGCCGAAAACCTGCCGGAGGGACCTACCAAAGAAGAAAGGGCAGCGGGGCGTAACGGGGTTTCTGCTGAGCTTACTGGCAAAGACGGAAAAGTAGTAAAAGCATATGTAGATGCTCCTTCGGGCTATGACCTTACACCGCTTTCGGTTGTAGCAGTTGCACATCGCATCTTATATGGCGACTTTAAAGTGGGCTATCAATCACCCGGCTCGGCATATGGTGAGGATATCATTAAAGACATCCCCGATACCTATTTAATCCACAATAATGCCTGA
- a CDS encoding NAD(P)-dependent dehydrogenase (short-subunit alcohol dehydrogenase family) (product_source=COG1028; cath_funfam=3.40.50.720; cog=COG1028; pfam=PF13561; superfamily=51735): MEKSNNELSGKIALVTGGTKGIGKAIADKLASNGATVVVTARRPPEEESGHHFIAADLTENSNITELTGKIIEKYGTLDILINNVGGTSSPAGGFQMLSDDDWNRDIELNLLASIRLDKAMVPKMIEKNSGVVIHISSLNGKIPLYQSNFSYGVIKSALNAYSKTLANEVAKNGVRVNTVSPGMVKTTAMETFLESYAQTINKTMADASQQLMDSLGGVPLNRLAEPEEIANMVAFLVSDGASYITGANMLVDGGTFPAV, encoded by the coding sequence ATGGAAAAATCAAATAATGAATTATCAGGCAAGATAGCCCTAGTTACGGGTGGAACGAAGGGGATTGGAAAAGCCATAGCAGATAAGTTGGCATCCAATGGGGCAACAGTTGTGGTAACGGCACGAAGGCCTCCCGAAGAAGAAAGCGGACATCATTTTATAGCGGCCGATCTGACCGAAAATAGCAATATAACTGAGCTAACGGGGAAAATCATCGAAAAATACGGAACGTTAGATATCCTAATCAATAATGTGGGTGGTACCTCCTCTCCGGCAGGAGGTTTCCAAATGCTCAGCGACGACGACTGGAACAGAGATATCGAACTCAATCTTCTGGCTTCTATCAGGCTGGATAAGGCTATGGTTCCAAAGATGATCGAAAAGAACTCTGGAGTAGTAATCCATATTTCCTCACTAAACGGCAAGATACCCTTGTACCAATCCAATTTCTCTTATGGTGTAATCAAATCGGCTTTAAACGCTTACAGTAAGACACTTGCCAATGAAGTTGCCAAAAACGGTGTTCGGGTAAATACTGTCTCCCCGGGAATGGTTAAAACAACAGCTATGGAAACTTTTCTGGAAAGCTATGCCCAGACTATAAACAAAACCATGGCTGATGCTTCACAACAACTTATGGATAGCCTGGGTGGTGTGCCGTTGAACCGTTTGGCCGAGCCTGAAGAAATTGCCAATATGGTGGCTTTTCTGGTATCGGATGGTGCTAGTTACATTACGGGAGCTAATATGCTTGTTGATGGCGGTACATTTCCTGCTGTTTAA
- a CDS encoding TetR/AcrR family transcriptional repressor of nem operon (product_source=KO:K16137; cath_funfam=1.10.10.60,3.30.300.10; cog=COG1309; ko=KO:K16137; pfam=PF00440; superfamily=46689,48498), with protein sequence MARNLEFNEEEATKKAMEVFWKKGYSGTSIRDLSDAMNVHVSSIYNTMGDKHQLFVKCIRNYTQNRMEDALKHAAKIKSPLEAIISFINASANTIVYSDNSCLAIKTTFEVATSDPDVQDVLRKDNEFTHKFISDLIHKAIELKELAADTDADTVTDFIINTFTGWHESYILHKDPIKIMRMAKYLIAQISR encoded by the coding sequence ATGGCAAGGAACCTGGAATTTAACGAAGAAGAGGCAACCAAAAAAGCGATGGAGGTCTTTTGGAAAAAGGGCTACAGTGGCACGTCTATCCGTGACCTGTCTGATGCCATGAATGTGCATGTCAGCAGTATTTACAATACCATGGGGGACAAACATCAGTTGTTTGTAAAGTGCATCCGTAATTACACGCAGAACCGGATGGAGGATGCGCTCAAGCATGCCGCTAAGATCAAATCACCGCTTGAGGCGATCATCAGTTTTATAAATGCTTCCGCAAACACCATTGTCTACAGCGACAACAGCTGCCTGGCCATCAAGACAACTTTCGAGGTGGCGACTTCTGACCCAGATGTCCAAGACGTGCTTCGGAAAGACAATGAATTCACGCATAAATTTATATCGGACCTGATCCATAAAGCAATCGAACTTAAGGAACTTGCTGCAGATACAGATGCCGACACGGTGACGGATTTTATTATCAATACGTTTACAGGCTGGCATGAATCCTATATTCTGCATAAGGACCCGATTAAGATCATGCGGATGGCCAAATACCTGATCGCACAGATCTCCCGCTAA
- a CDS encoding AraC family transcriptional activator of pobA (product_source=KO:K18954; cath_funfam=1.10.10.60; cog=COG2207; ko=KO:K18954; pfam=PF12833; smart=SM00342; superfamily=46689), whose product MKNTKPPVIFNSISELHRALGLPKPLHPLVSLVDYGTITVETSELEKGMLFNFYKISYKKDFSGKIKYGQSHYDFDEGGLSFVSPGQLITALEGEAGYGGYTLLVHPDFIRSYPLGRNIKNYGFFSYAANEALYLSEKERLVITGLFKNIEQELDSAIDQASQDVLVSQVELLLNYSKRYYNRQFITRKDASNELFVRFERLLSNYFETGKPLINGLPAVEQIAGELNVSAHYLSDMLRSLTGQNTQQHVHGKLIEKAKELLTVGELSVAEIAYQLGFEHPQSFNRLFKKKTELSPLDFKRSLN is encoded by the coding sequence ATGAAAAACACTAAACCACCAGTTATCTTTAATTCCATATCAGAGCTGCATCGTGCCTTGGGCCTGCCCAAGCCGCTCCATCCGCTCGTCAGCCTGGTGGATTACGGCACAATTACCGTAGAAACCAGCGAACTGGAAAAAGGAATGCTGTTTAATTTTTACAAGATATCTTATAAAAAAGACTTTAGCGGCAAGATAAAATACGGCCAAAGCCATTATGATTTTGATGAGGGCGGTCTATCTTTTGTTTCACCTGGACAGCTGATCACAGCTCTGGAAGGTGAAGCCGGCTATGGCGGTTATACTTTGCTTGTCCACCCGGATTTCATCCGGAGCTACCCTTTGGGCCGCAATATCAAAAACTATGGATTTTTCTCTTACGCCGCTAATGAGGCACTATACCTGTCCGAAAAGGAAAGGCTCGTGATCACAGGGCTTTTCAAAAACATTGAACAGGAACTGGACTCGGCTATTGACCAGGCAAGCCAGGACGTATTGGTTTCACAGGTTGAACTGTTACTCAATTACAGCAAGCGCTACTACAACCGGCAGTTCATCACACGTAAAGATGCCAGTAATGAACTGTTCGTACGTTTTGAAAGGTTGCTATCCAATTATTTTGAGACAGGTAAGCCGCTGATCAATGGTTTGCCAGCTGTCGAACAGATAGCCGGCGAACTGAACGTCTCCGCCCATTACCTGAGCGACATGCTCCGGTCGCTCACCGGCCAGAATACACAGCAGCATGTTCATGGTAAACTGATTGAAAAGGCAAAGGAACTACTAACTGTTGGAGAACTTTCTGTTGCTGAGATAGCATATCAACTCGGATTTGAGCATCCACAATCCTTTAACCGGCTTTTCAAAAAGAAAACAGAGCTGTCACCACTTGACTTTAAAAGATCACTCAACTAA
- a CDS encoding NAD(P)-dependent dehydrogenase (short-subunit alcohol dehydrogenase family) (product_source=COG1028; cath_funfam=3.40.50.720; cog=COG1028; pfam=PF13561; superfamily=51735) gives MENKELIGKIALVTGGTKGIGKAIADRLAKAGATVVITARNAPPDNKYGHHFIKGDLANSSEAMPVISSILEKFGKVDILINNMGGSNSPSGGFGVLTDKHWEDELQLNLLAPVRIDRALLPGMLENKSGLIIHISSISGISPLYESLGAYAVAKAALINYSKSLSKEVTPKGVRVLTVSPGMVKTETMNTFLGTLAESAGTTINEITQNLMASLGGIPMGRMADPKDVAELVGYLVSPRASYLSGANYVIDGGAIPTI, from the coding sequence ATGGAAAATAAAGAACTGATCGGCAAGATAGCTTTGGTGACAGGTGGAACCAAAGGGATCGGTAAGGCGATCGCTGACAGGCTGGCCAAGGCGGGTGCTACCGTGGTCATCACTGCAAGGAATGCTCCGCCCGACAACAAATACGGTCACCATTTTATCAAAGGAGACCTTGCAAATTCATCGGAAGCTATGCCGGTCATCAGCAGTATTCTCGAAAAATTCGGTAAAGTTGATATACTGATCAACAACATGGGCGGATCCAATAGTCCTTCGGGCGGCTTTGGTGTGCTTACCGACAAGCACTGGGAAGATGAGTTACAACTGAACCTGCTCGCCCCGGTCCGTATTGACAGGGCCTTATTGCCAGGCATGCTCGAAAACAAGAGCGGCCTGATCATCCATATCTCTTCGATCAGCGGCATATCACCTCTTTATGAATCACTCGGCGCTTATGCAGTAGCTAAGGCAGCGCTGATCAATTACAGCAAAAGCCTGTCAAAAGAGGTTACACCTAAAGGCGTGCGGGTGCTTACCGTATCACCGGGCATGGTTAAAACGGAAACCATGAACACTTTCTTGGGCACGCTTGCAGAATCTGCAGGTACAACCATCAACGAGATCACCCAAAATTTAATGGCCAGCCTGGGCGGCATCCCTATGGGCAGGATGGCAGATCCCAAAGATGTTGCTGAGCTTGTCGGCTACCTGGTATCTCCAAGAGCGTCATACCTGAGCGGCGCAAACTATGTAATAGACGGTGGAGCAATTCCTACCATTTAA
- a CDS encoding two-component system sensor histidine kinase VicK (product_source=KO:K07652; cath_funfam=1.10.287.130,3.30.450.20,3.30.565.10; cog=COG5002; ko=KO:K07652; pfam=PF00512,PF00989,PF02518; smart=SM00086,SM00091,SM00387,SM00388; superfamily=55785,55874; tigrfam=TIGR00229), whose product MDETQAVLDKFKAYEERGAELKLEVAELRKLMRLLQSSDEKSAILSSIVESSDDAIISKDLNGIITSWNNSAQRIFGYSAEEMIGTPILKLIPFDRQHEEPKILAQLKNGIRVDHFETQRLRKDGSLIDVSLTISPIYNVSGAIIGISKIARDITLHRKAEVDGRRLMAIIESSDDAIISKDLNSVITSWNAAAERIFGYTAKEMIGESILKIIPVDRFEEEPKILAQLRQGVRVDHFETKRLRKDGTLINVSLTISPIKNWAGEVVGLSKIARDITDKKQAERKKEEFVSFVSHELKTPLTSLKSYIQIAQAKADNPDFLKKALNKAAQQSKKMENMISSFLHISRIEEGHIGIEKTSFDISALIAQIIEDGNVTDPRHHFSYHGETSLKALADRDKISMVLTNLVSNAQKYSPNGGNITISCHIKGEKIHISVKDEGIGISLSDQKHMFQKFYRVESELTRPIPGFGIGLYLASRIVELHDSSITLQSELGVGSTFAFDLELG is encoded by the coding sequence ATGGACGAAACGCAAGCGGTTTTAGATAAATTTAAGGCATATGAGGAACGTGGCGCCGAACTAAAACTAGAAGTCGCAGAACTTCGAAAACTGATGCGTTTACTTCAAAGTTCAGATGAAAAAAGTGCTATCTTAAGTTCTATAGTTGAATCGTCTGATGATGCAATTATTAGTAAAGACCTGAACGGAATCATCACCAGTTGGAACAATTCTGCCCAGCGGATTTTCGGATATAGCGCAGAGGAAATGATCGGAACGCCGATACTAAAGCTGATCCCCTTTGACAGACAGCATGAGGAACCTAAAATTCTGGCCCAGTTAAAAAATGGAATAAGGGTTGACCATTTTGAAACGCAGCGCCTCCGTAAGGATGGCTCGCTGATTGATGTTTCCCTGACGATTTCGCCTATTTATAATGTTTCTGGTGCTATTATCGGCATATCAAAAATTGCGAGGGACATTACCCTTCACAGAAAAGCCGAAGTCGATGGACGCCGCCTTATGGCTATTATAGAATCTTCCGATGATGCGATTATCAGCAAGGACCTGAACAGTGTGATTACGAGTTGGAACGCCGCTGCCGAGCGTATTTTCGGCTACACTGCCAAGGAAATGATCGGTGAGTCTATTTTAAAGATTATCCCGGTTGACCGTTTTGAAGAAGAACCTAAGATATTGGCGCAATTGCGCCAAGGCGTACGCGTTGACCATTTTGAAACCAAACGTCTGAGGAAAGACGGAACCCTGATCAATGTATCGCTGACAATATCGCCAATTAAAAACTGGGCGGGAGAAGTCGTAGGGCTTTCGAAGATAGCAAGGGACATTACCGATAAAAAACAGGCAGAAAGGAAAAAAGAAGAATTTGTAAGTTTTGTAAGTCATGAACTTAAGACACCCCTGACCTCTTTAAAATCCTATATACAGATTGCCCAGGCAAAAGCTGACAATCCTGATTTTCTTAAAAAAGCGCTTAATAAGGCCGCGCAGCAAAGCAAGAAAATGGAGAATATGATCAGTAGTTTTCTGCACATTTCACGGATTGAGGAGGGACATATCGGAATTGAAAAAACATCTTTCGATATCTCCGCACTGATCGCCCAAATAATTGAAGATGGTAACGTAACGGATCCCAGACATCATTTCTCTTACCATGGGGAGACTTCGTTAAAAGCGCTCGCTGACAGGGATAAAATCTCCATGGTATTGACAAACCTTGTCAGTAATGCACAGAAATACAGCCCTAATGGAGGTAACATCACGATATCTTGCCATATCAAAGGCGAAAAGATCCACATCAGTGTCAAGGACGAGGGAATAGGAATATCGCTCTCTGATCAAAAGCATATGTTTCAAAAATTCTATAGGGTTGAAAGCGAATTGACTCGGCCGATTCCTGGATTTGGGATAGGCTTGTATCTCGCTTCTAGGATTGTGGAGCTTCACGACTCTTCCATTACGCTCCAAAGCGAACTAGGAGTTGGATCTACCTTTGCTTTTGACCTTGAGCTGGGGTGA
- a CDS encoding hypothetical protein (product_source=Hypo-rule applied; cath_funfam=3.10.450.50; pfam=PF13577; superfamily=54427), producing the protein MNQSAYKISSEREIENLIARYTHLLDKGDLAGVGALFAHGRIGSLGAYTDGADIESMLRSNLQIYSNGTPQTAHVTTNTTIHINDEDSSATSKSYLVIYQQDTERSFPLQAIMTGTYDDIFVRIDGKWQFKERSLSMGFAGDLSHHANPNGPSAKILKDNG; encoded by the coding sequence ATGAATCAGTCAGCTTATAAGATCAGCAGTGAAAGAGAGATCGAAAATTTAATCGCGCGTTACACCCATCTTTTAGACAAGGGAGACCTTGCCGGAGTTGGTGCCTTGTTCGCACATGGCAGAATCGGTTCCCTTGGCGCCTATACAGATGGAGCGGACATCGAGTCTATGCTCAGATCTAATCTTCAGATCTATTCCAATGGCACGCCGCAAACCGCACACGTGACTACGAACACAACTATCCATATTAATGATGAAGACTCCTCGGCGACCTCGAAATCATACCTCGTTATTTACCAGCAGGATACCGAGCGGTCATTTCCATTACAGGCGATCATGACCGGAACTTATGACGACATTTTTGTACGCATTGACGGCAAATGGCAATTCAAAGAAAGAAGTCTTTCGATGGGCTTTGCGGGAGACCTGTCACACCACGCCAACCCAAATGGTCCCTCTGCCAAAATATTGAAGGACAATGGATAA
- a CDS encoding ketosteroid isomerase-like protein (product_source=COG4319; cath_funfam=3.10.450.50; cog=COG4319; pfam=PF12680; superfamily=54427), with protein MKNTGFEQIVREFIAAANNFDTQTVLDLFTPDAVIEDVSVGEKFQQEEGIRKYFVTFFIGYHTSTQLLSVEETGPDKILAKVDFTGDFGHETGGLAIHFNEAGLIKHIEAYLD; from the coding sequence ATGAAAAATACAGGATTTGAACAGATCGTCCGTGAGTTTATCGCCGCGGCCAATAATTTTGATACGCAAACAGTGCTGGACCTCTTTACACCGGATGCTGTAATCGAAGACGTTTCAGTAGGAGAAAAATTTCAGCAGGAAGAAGGTATCAGAAAGTACTTCGTGACCTTCTTTATCGGTTATCATACCTCAACCCAATTGCTGTCGGTCGAGGAAACCGGTCCAGATAAGATTCTGGCTAAAGTGGACTTCACGGGTGATTTCGGTCACGAGACCGGAGGCCTTGCTATTCATTTTAATGAAGCTGGATTGATCAAACATATAGAAGCCTATTTGGATTAA
- a CDS encoding hypothetical protein (product_source=COG4832; cog=COG4832; superfamily=55136) has protein sequence MNILIDYRGYFSANEKPEIVEIGEASYVSILGEGSPGTALFYQKKAAIKEFVAFLEQYYASTDFAFSSNVVEIFYWFDEKEAGYVDIGNFYTTVDLDLLKYRIAIRIPGFVKAEAIQEFGQTCDLPFAKFFEHFTYTAGTCVQLLHKGPFAGELQTLPILQKFATENGFKKSGMHHEIHLTHFELGQSQEHLQTILRDPVIKQD, from the coding sequence ATGAATATACTAATTGATTACAGAGGCTATTTCTCAGCAAATGAAAAGCCAGAAATAGTGGAAATAGGCGAAGCAAGCTATGTGTCTATTCTTGGGGAAGGAAGTCCTGGCACAGCTCTTTTTTATCAAAAGAAAGCTGCTATTAAAGAATTTGTTGCTTTCCTGGAGCAATATTATGCTTCAACAGATTTTGCATTTTCGAGCAACGTTGTAGAAATATTCTACTGGTTTGATGAGAAAGAAGCGGGATATGTAGATATCGGTAATTTCTATACCACGGTAGATTTAGATCTGTTGAAGTACCGTATTGCGATCCGCATTCCAGGCTTTGTAAAAGCTGAAGCCATTCAAGAGTTTGGGCAAACATGCGATCTCCCTTTCGCAAAATTCTTTGAACACTTTACGTACACGGCAGGAACTTGTGTACAGCTTTTGCACAAGGGACCTTTTGCAGGAGAATTGCAAACGCTGCCTATACTCCAAAAATTTGCTACAGAGAATGGATTTAAGAAATCCGGAATGCACCACGAAATCCACTTGACCCACTTTGAATTGGGACAAAGTCAGGAGCACTTGCAGACCATCCTGCGTGACCCGGTAATAAAACAAGACTAA